In Desulfovibrio sp. UCD-KL4C, a single genomic region encodes these proteins:
- a CDS encoding glycosyltransferase family 2 protein: protein MTKNYDLSLVIPVYNEQDNLRKLMQEIDSALEPVNIQYEVVFVDDGSKDASLSVLNEICTTYPKARYISFAENRGQSAAFCAGFDEALAPRVATMDADLQNDPADLPAMLALYDEGYDMVIGWRRKRKDVWIKRIASKIANAIRNKLTHESVKDTGCSLKIMRTDMVRTIPRFNGMHRFLPTLMKMQGAGVAEIKVNHRSRHLGESKYGTLDRAIAGGYDLLGVRWLQSRHFSYSVKERSSEKDNL, encoded by the coding sequence ATGACAAAAAACTATGACCTCTCCCTCGTAATCCCTGTTTATAATGAACAGGATAATTTGCGAAAACTAATGCAGGAAATTGATTCGGCTCTTGAGCCTGTTAATATCCAATATGAAGTTGTGTTTGTGGATGACGGCAGTAAAGACGCAAGTCTCTCTGTTTTAAATGAAATCTGTACGACTTATCCTAAAGCCAGATATATTTCATTTGCAGAGAACAGAGGTCAGTCAGCCGCTTTTTGTGCAGGTTTTGATGAAGCCCTTGCACCTAGAGTCGCCACTATGGATGCAGATCTTCAAAATGACCCTGCAGATCTTCCTGCCATGTTGGCCCTTTATGATGAGGGGTATGACATGGTTATAGGGTGGCGCAGAAAGCGTAAAGATGTGTGGATCAAACGAATCGCCTCCAAAATTGCTAACGCAATAAGAAACAAATTAACCCACGAATCGGTTAAAGATACCGGTTGTTCTCTTAAAATAATGCGTACCGATATGGTCCGCACCATTCCTCGTTTTAACGGAATGCATCGTTTTCTGCCTACTCTTATGAAGATGCAGGGGGCAGGTGTTGCTGAGATAAAAGTGAATCATCGTTCACGCCATTTAGGTGAGTCCAAATATGGAACTTTGGATAGGGCTATTGCCGGAGGATATGATCTTTTAGGCGTACGCTGGTTGCAGAGTCGTCATTTCTCATATTCTGTTAAAGAGCGCAGCAGCGAAAAAGATAATTTATGA
- a CDS encoding phosphatidylserine decarboxylase family protein: MKKNLFKFGFFTVFLAVLFFLAVQPAFADTTTQIAPYKVGKWLPSDQQVLNDWRTDLIKETDASGNVSLLPVLQEFKDLIESDPELFMLFTEMFNQVPHKPPYDKDPTGKPQVRNYTHMLQLMNTLMTRAPEFNKTGLVGFPINAILDWPMGTPAGASAFLNGKVNRQLKKILTQWAVYLDSPDSRYVLSDDPKHGWFGSDAKKAMPTFAKDFVCYPKKKYYGFTSWDDFFTRFFREGRRPVASPQDDSVISNACESAPFRLVGNVKLRDKFWIKAQPYSLAHMLDDEELAKVFEGGIVYQAFLSALSYHRWHSPVSGTIVKTKIIDGSYYAEAQSMGFDPSGPNNSQGYITQVAARGLILIQADNPDIGLMGIMFVGMAEVSSNEITVYEGQHVNKGDQLGMFHFGGSTHTLIFRPGVKLEFDLHGQKPGLNSSNIPVRSRIARVIKAKE, encoded by the coding sequence ATGAAAAAGAATTTGTTTAAATTCGGATTTTTTACGGTTTTCCTTGCAGTTTTGTTTTTTCTTGCAGTGCAACCTGCATTTGCTGATACAACAACACAAATAGCACCATATAAAGTAGGAAAGTGGCTGCCTTCTGATCAGCAGGTCTTAAATGATTGGCGCACTGATCTGATTAAGGAGACTGATGCATCCGGTAATGTTTCTTTGCTTCCGGTTCTTCAGGAATTTAAAGACTTGATCGAGAGTGACCCTGAACTCTTTATGCTCTTTACTGAAATGTTTAATCAGGTTCCGCATAAACCGCCTTATGATAAAGATCCAACCGGTAAACCGCAGGTCAGGAACTATACTCATATGTTGCAACTTATGAATACCCTTATGACGCGAGCTCCTGAATTTAATAAAACAGGCTTGGTAGGTTTTCCGATTAATGCGATTTTAGATTGGCCTATGGGGACTCCAGCTGGAGCCAGTGCCTTTTTAAATGGAAAGGTGAATAGGCAGCTTAAGAAAATTTTGACTCAATGGGCAGTTTATTTAGATTCTCCGGACTCCCGTTATGTTTTGAGTGATGATCCGAAACATGGTTGGTTCGGGAGTGATGCTAAAAAAGCAATGCCTACTTTCGCTAAGGATTTTGTCTGCTACCCCAAGAAAAAATATTATGGATTCACTTCATGGGATGATTTTTTTACCCGTTTTTTTCGTGAAGGTCGTCGTCCTGTAGCTTCACCTCAAGACGATTCAGTCATTAGTAATGCTTGTGAATCTGCTCCGTTTAGATTGGTTGGTAATGTTAAACTGCGTGATAAATTCTGGATCAAAGCTCAGCCTTATTCACTTGCGCATATGTTAGATGATGAAGAACTTGCCAAAGTGTTTGAAGGCGGGATTGTTTATCAGGCTTTTCTCAGCGCTCTCAGTTATCACCGCTGGCATAGCCCTGTGAGTGGAACAATTGTAAAAACTAAGATTATAGACGGTTCATATTACGCCGAGGCCCAAAGTATGGGGTTTGATCCATCAGGTCCTAACAATTCACAGGGATATATCACTCAGGTCGCTGCCAGAGGATTGATTCTAATACAAGCTGATAATCCTGACATTGGTCTGATGGGAATAATGTTTGTGGGTATGGCGGAAGTTTCATCCAATGAAATAACCGTTTACGAAGGGCAGCATGTTAATAAAGGTGATCAGTTAGGAATGTTCCATTTCGGAGGTTCTACTCATACCCTTATTTTTAGGCCGGGTGTGAAGCTGGAGTTTGACTTGCATGGTCAGAAGCCGGGGCTAAACTCCAGTAATATTCCGGTTAGATCTAGAATTGCGAGAGTTATAAAGGCGAAGGAGTAG
- the hisH gene encoding imidazole glycerol phosphate synthase subunit HisH, with amino-acid sequence MLAILDYKAGNQTSVQRALNKLSIPNVITSDPAVLSKATGIIFPGVGAAGQAMDELTSGGLDELLKDLVAQKKPLLGICVGCQILLDYSEENNTKALSVIPGECRLFNPSWVDYEGTPIRVPHMGWNQIELKQDCILFKDIDPNAYFYFVHSYYPAPEEKFIIGETTYGRPFCSLHGREGLWAVQFHPEKSGTPGLKLLSNFYEYCKETSDA; translated from the coding sequence ATGCTGGCCATTCTTGACTACAAGGCTGGAAATCAAACCAGTGTTCAGCGCGCTCTGAACAAATTAAGCATTCCAAATGTAATTACTTCCGACCCGGCCGTTCTCTCCAAGGCTACCGGAATTATATTCCCGGGCGTTGGTGCAGCCGGTCAGGCTATGGACGAACTTACCTCCGGCGGCCTAGACGAACTTTTAAAAGATTTAGTTGCACAGAAAAAACCACTCCTCGGCATCTGCGTTGGATGTCAGATCCTTCTGGACTACAGCGAAGAGAACAACACCAAAGCTCTTTCAGTAATCCCTGGAGAATGCAGACTATTCAACCCATCATGGGTAGATTACGAAGGAACTCCCATCCGTGTACCGCATATGGGCTGGAACCAGATTGAACTGAAACAGGACTGTATCCTTTTTAAGGATATTGATCCTAATGCATATTTTTACTTTGTTCACAGTTACTATCCGGCTCCAGAAGAAAAATTTATTATCGGTGAAACAACTTACGGCCGCCCTTTCTGCTCCCTGCACGGACGCGAAGGACTATGGGCTGTGCAGTTCCATCCTGAAAAAAGCGGAACACCGGGCCTAAAACTTCTTTCCAATTTTTACGAATACTGCAAGGAGACTTCCGATGCTTAG
- the hisF gene encoding imidazole glycerol phosphate synthase subunit HisF, translating into MLSKRVIPCLDVRNGILTKGVKFKDNVDIGDPVATAKMYYEQGADEIVFYDITASSEGRGIFLDVVERVASEIFIPFSVGGGINSVEDMRAVLLAGAEKVSVNSGAVKNPDIISQGAAAFGAQCIVVGMDVKRVPKSELIPSGFEIVINGGRKFMGIDALDWAKTCEALGAGEICLNSIDADGTKDGYDLELTKLISESVTVPVIASGGAGQPQHMVDAVTEGRASAALIASIVHYGEYTLPQLKEYMSSKGVKTRSTW; encoded by the coding sequence ATGCTTAGCAAACGAGTCATACCCTGTCTGGATGTGCGCAACGGGATCCTTACGAAAGGCGTAAAATTCAAAGATAATGTTGATATCGGCGATCCTGTTGCAACAGCTAAAATGTATTATGAGCAAGGTGCTGATGAAATCGTATTCTATGACATTACCGCTTCTTCTGAAGGACGCGGAATTTTTCTTGATGTTGTAGAACGCGTTGCTTCTGAAATTTTCATTCCCTTCTCTGTCGGCGGCGGAATTAACTCTGTTGAAGACATGCGAGCTGTACTTTTGGCCGGAGCAGAAAAAGTATCCGTTAACTCCGGTGCTGTAAAAAACCCGGACATTATCAGTCAGGGTGCAGCCGCTTTCGGAGCGCAATGCATCGTAGTGGGAATGGATGTTAAAAGAGTTCCTAAGTCAGAACTAATTCCTTCAGGATTTGAGATTGTCATCAACGGCGGACGCAAATTCATGGGCATAGACGCTCTTGACTGGGCGAAAACCTGTGAAGCGCTCGGAGCCGGTGAAATCTGCCTAAACTCAATTGACGCAGATGGAACAAAAGACGGATACGATCTTGAACTTACCAAGCTCATATCCGAAAGCGTCACTGTTCCTGTAATCGCATCAGGCGGTGCTGGACAACCTCAGCATATGGTTGATGCTGTAACGGAAGGACGCGCATCCGCAGCACTTATCGCTTCCATTGTCCATTATGGAGAATACACTCTACCTCAGCTGAAAGAATACATGTCCTCAAAAGGCGTTAAAACTCGCAGCACTTGGTAG
- a CDS encoding phosphatase PAP2 family protein codes for MIFIAQPWDMKLLVIVNQIMRKNWLDIVMPLISSAALLWVIIIAATAYGFHKKGPKFLIIMLVIIGSMGISDFSTGIIKKTIGRVRPVNSVPLTYYREDGKWQRRPLDFKPLKKKGNSYPSAHAANSMAFALMCMFFFRKLRPWMIFLPLAVGYSRLYLGKHFPTDVLAGWVVGTCVAISVWLVWKYLIKNNIPDKLRT; via the coding sequence GTGATTTTTATAGCACAACCTTGGGACATGAAACTATTAGTTATCGTCAACCAGATAATGAGAAAAAACTGGCTTGATATTGTAATGCCGCTTATTTCATCCGCAGCTCTTTTATGGGTAATAATTATTGCAGCTACAGCATACGGTTTCCATAAAAAAGGTCCTAAATTTCTAATTATAATGCTGGTTATTATCGGATCTATGGGAATATCAGATTTCTCAACAGGAATAATTAAAAAAACAATAGGTAGAGTTCGCCCTGTTAATTCTGTTCCTCTCACATATTATCGGGAAGACGGAAAGTGGCAACGCAGACCACTTGACTTTAAACCACTCAAGAAAAAAGGTAACTCCTACCCTTCAGCCCATGCTGCCAATTCGATGGCTTTTGCGCTGATGTGCATGTTCTTTTTCCGCAAGCTGAGACCTTGGATGATTTTTCTGCCATTGGCAGTAGGCTACTCTAGACTGTATTTAGGAAAACACTTCCCGACAGACGTGCTGGCGGGATGGGTTGTTGGAACATGTGTCGCCATTTCAGTCTGGCTAGTCTGGAAATATCTTATTAAAAACAATATCCCTGACAAACTGCGGACCTAA
- a CDS encoding DnaJ domain-containing protein, with amino-acid sequence MNFLEARRILGIDSDAKIADVKKAFRKLAFTMHPDLNPSPDAAQKFREVNEAYVFLRNEMRGSSEKPSSAGRASRNEQKSTFTSRAEQKNASPGAGAKAYQQQQRTARAETKNNNRYTSAQKSRSFYQKEEDVLKDILNDPFAKQVFEDIYRQIGKDKNFKPSSGNGKERKLNMHWGDKSLSVDVSRGIFGGIKSWVRGQMDDEQTVFFPASTLIPGRNVRITIQQGFRKIPKTLEITLPRDFIIGRPIRLKGQGRQLGPVKGDLYLRILAK; translated from the coding sequence ATGAATTTTCTGGAAGCACGGCGAATATTAGGAATTGATTCAGATGCAAAAATTGCAGACGTAAAAAAAGCGTTTCGCAAGCTGGCCTTTACAATGCACCCTGACCTTAACCCAAGCCCGGATGCTGCACAAAAATTTCGAGAAGTTAACGAAGCTTACGTTTTTCTTAGAAACGAAATGCGCGGATCCTCAGAAAAACCGTCATCTGCCGGAAGAGCTTCACGCAACGAACAAAAATCAACTTTTACATCCAGAGCCGAACAAAAAAATGCTTCCCCAGGTGCCGGAGCAAAAGCGTACCAGCAACAGCAACGAACTGCGCGCGCTGAGACTAAAAACAACAATCGATATACTTCTGCCCAAAAAAGCAGGTCTTTTTACCAAAAAGAAGAAGATGTTCTTAAAGACATCCTCAATGACCCGTTTGCAAAACAGGTTTTTGAAGATATTTATCGCCAGATAGGTAAAGACAAAAATTTCAAACCTTCCTCAGGTAATGGCAAAGAACGAAAGCTGAACATGCATTGGGGTGATAAATCTTTATCAGTTGATGTTTCACGGGGTATTTTCGGCGGAATTAAATCATGGGTACGAGGACAAATGGATGATGAACAAACAGTTTTCTTTCCCGCATCAACTCTAATCCCCGGAAGAAATGTCCGTATAACAATTCAGCAAGGTTTCCGAAAGATACCTAAAACACTTGAAATAACACTACCACGAGATTTCATTATAGGTAGGCCCATTCGCCTCAAAGGCCAAGGCAGACAACTTGGACCTGTCAAAGGTGATCTTTATTTACGTATTCTTGCAAAATAA
- a CDS encoding VTT domain-containing protein, with product MTSSRSDSKVSVKALVKGLVMLGVLALSVYLIRYAGLGDALDTKWIDTHVRSRGIIGVLTYVGLASFFSAIGFPRQIVCFMGGYAYGAVLGSLLGSIGTGLGCALAFTYARLVGRSFIQNKFGARIQKVDDFLSRSPFNMALTIRFFPLGSNLISSLLAGVTSIPAIPFILGSAVGYLPQNIVFALFGSGVNVSSTSQMVVAVILFIASTLLGFKIYKKYRNQAEAVVE from the coding sequence ATGACATCTTCCAGAAGTGACTCAAAAGTAAGTGTCAAAGCTCTTGTAAAAGGGCTTGTAATGCTCGGCGTGCTTGCTTTGTCGGTGTATCTTATAAGATATGCGGGACTTGGTGATGCTCTTGATACAAAGTGGATAGACACACATGTGCGGTCGCGTGGGATTATCGGTGTCTTGACTTATGTCGGTCTGGCATCGTTCTTTTCAGCTATCGGATTTCCACGACAGATAGTTTGCTTCATGGGTGGCTATGCCTATGGAGCCGTACTAGGGTCTTTGCTCGGTTCCATAGGGACCGGACTTGGCTGTGCGCTTGCTTTTACTTATGCACGACTGGTCGGGCGTTCTTTTATTCAAAATAAGTTTGGCGCCCGTATTCAAAAAGTTGATGATTTTTTGAGTAGAAGTCCATTTAACATGGCTTTGACCATTCGGTTTTTTCCACTTGGAAGCAACCTTATATCCAGCCTTCTTGCCGGAGTTACAAGTATTCCGGCTATACCGTTTATTCTCGGTTCTGCAGTAGGATATCTGCCGCAGAATATTGTTTTTGCTCTTTTCGGAAGTGGAGTGAATGTTTCTTCAACTTCTCAGATGGTTGTGGCTGTAATTTTATTTATTGCTTCAACTCTATTAGGATTTAAAATTTACAAGAAATATCGCAATCAGGCTGAGGCTGTGGTTGAGTAG
- a CDS encoding glycosyltransferase family 4 protein: MNKIAIMLPRFSRYGGVERFGYNLSQALAEQGYSVDFICSRAEENPPQGVQVINVGRYGLCRAGKLLWFVVAAEMVRKKGNYDLCISLGKSLNQDLLRIGGGPLESFWKLSRRAWPSGLARSFKMFRRRTALVNLLIKYIEKRQVRSGCRIICVSHRVTEWMINSHPDLGERGIEVVYNKPDLSLFSRLSKEARVASRAEFSLTDKNIVISTATTNFALKGVSSLIKALAQLPENYYLHVAGGRNPLKYQALAETLGVAKRVRFLGKVTDMPKFYGSSDIFVLPSYYDACSNSVLEALACGLPVLSSRDNGSSYFLPSSRVFDDPSDFIKIKDMIVTAVAERDDVPFEWPEEIPCGIEPYLNMVKEMLKK; the protein is encoded by the coding sequence ATGAATAAAATTGCAATCATGCTTCCGCGTTTCAGCCGCTATGGCGGAGTAGAGCGCTTTGGATATAATCTCAGTCAGGCTTTGGCCGAGCAAGGATACAGTGTTGATTTTATTTGTTCCAGAGCTGAGGAAAATCCTCCGCAGGGTGTGCAGGTTATTAATGTCGGACGTTACGGTTTGTGTCGCGCTGGAAAGTTATTGTGGTTTGTTGTGGCTGCTGAGATGGTTCGTAAAAAAGGAAATTATGACCTTTGTATAAGTCTTGGCAAGTCACTTAATCAGGATCTTCTTCGCATAGGCGGTGGACCTCTTGAATCTTTTTGGAAGCTTTCACGTCGCGCATGGCCGTCAGGACTGGCCCGTTCATTTAAAATGTTTCGCAGACGCACTGCTCTTGTAAATTTGCTTATTAAATATATTGAAAAGCGTCAGGTTCGTTCAGGTTGCCGCATCATCTGTGTTTCGCACAGAGTTACGGAATGGATGATTAATTCGCACCCTGACCTTGGTGAGCGTGGAATAGAAGTTGTTTACAACAAGCCTGATCTCTCTCTTTTTTCCAGACTTAGCAAAGAGGCTAGAGTCGCAAGTAGGGCTGAATTTTCTTTGACTGATAAAAATATTGTAATATCAACTGCCACTACAAATTTTGCGCTTAAAGGCGTATCCAGTTTGATCAAAGCACTGGCGCAGTTGCCTGAAAATTATTATCTGCACGTGGCAGGCGGGCGTAACCCGTTAAAGTATCAGGCTTTGGCAGAGACTCTCGGAGTTGCAAAGCGTGTCAGGTTCTTAGGGAAAGTAACTGATATGCCGAAATTTTACGGAAGCTCAGATATTTTTGTTCTTCCTTCATATTATGATGCCTGCTCAAATTCTGTCCTTGAAGCTTTGGCTTGCGGACTTCCTGTTTTAAGCTCTCGTGACAACGGCAGTAGTTATTTTTTACCGTCTAGTAGAGTTTTTGATGATCCGTCAGATTTTATTAAAATTAAAGATATGATTGTAACTGCAGTAGCAGAAAGGGATGATGTCCCGTTTGAATGGCCTGAAGAAATTCCATGCGGAATTGAGCCTTATTTGAACATGGTGAAGGAAATGCTTAAAAAATAA
- a CDS encoding Xaa-Pro peptidase family protein, translating to MSNIETNIVVPREELELRWAKTRKFLAQTAPEAGGLLAFSKLQIFYLSGTIVNGALWLPIEGEPVLFVRRSVERARIESSIKNICSFKSFKDLVPLAKNACQPLSKVIGVESAGLTWQLGEMLTSRMSDTKFVPCDEALAFARSLKSEWELAIMRKAGELHNMALVDIVPEVLQAGMTELEIAHFIWNVFFELGHQGHMRMQAFGEEVFLGIVAAGESGIYPNSFNGPLGIRGEHPASPFMGSSTKKWENRSILSTDVGFVMEGYHTDKTQVYWSGSRDSVSSNIMNAQSFCKDMQDLAAENLKPGALPSDIYALVMSKAEKSRYLEGFMGLGESKVPFLGHGIGLTVDGYPPIAKGFNVPIEEGMVFALEPKMGIPGVGMVGVENTFEVTKDGAKSITGDNFDMIFID from the coding sequence GTGAGCAATATTGAAACAAATATAGTTGTTCCCAGAGAAGAACTTGAATTGCGCTGGGCTAAGACAAGAAAATTTTTAGCTCAAACAGCTCCTGAGGCTGGCGGATTATTAGCCTTTTCTAAATTACAGATTTTTTATTTATCCGGAACAATTGTTAACGGAGCTCTTTGGCTGCCAATTGAAGGTGAACCGGTCCTTTTTGTTCGCAGGTCAGTTGAAAGAGCGCGTATTGAAAGTTCAATTAAAAATATTTGTTCATTTAAATCTTTTAAGGATCTTGTGCCGCTTGCAAAAAATGCATGCCAGCCTTTATCAAAAGTTATCGGTGTTGAAAGCGCTGGACTTACGTGGCAGCTCGGCGAAATGCTGACTTCCAGAATGTCCGACACTAAATTTGTTCCTTGCGATGAAGCCCTTGCTTTTGCTCGTTCGCTGAAATCTGAATGGGAACTTGCAATAATGCGTAAGGCTGGAGAGCTTCACAATATGGCTCTTGTTGATATTGTGCCAGAGGTTTTACAGGCCGGAATGACAGAACTTGAGATAGCTCATTTTATCTGGAACGTCTTTTTTGAACTTGGTCATCAAGGTCATATGCGGATGCAGGCTTTCGGGGAAGAAGTGTTTTTGGGGATTGTTGCTGCCGGAGAGTCTGGGATATATCCGAACTCATTTAATGGCCCTTTAGGAATTCGCGGTGAGCATCCTGCTTCTCCTTTTATGGGCAGCTCTACTAAAAAATGGGAAAATAGAAGTATACTCTCCACTGATGTCGGTTTTGTCATGGAGGGATACCATACCGATAAAACACAAGTTTATTGGTCGGGTTCAAGGGACTCCGTGTCATCCAATATTATGAACGCGCAGTCATTTTGCAAAGATATGCAGGATTTGGCAGCAGAGAATTTAAAACCCGGGGCATTACCTAGTGATATTTACGCATTGGTTATGAGTAAAGCTGAAAAGAGCAGATATTTAGAAGGGTTCATGGGGCTTGGCGAGAGCAAAGTTCCTTTTTTAGGGCATGGAATAGGACTGACTGTTGATGGCTATCCACCAATTGCCAAAGGTTTTAATGTGCCGATTGAAGAAGGAATGGTCTTTGCGTTGGAACCTAAAATGGGAATTCCCGGTGTAGGGATGGTCGGGGTGGAAAATACTTTTGAAGTTACAAAGGATGGTGCCAAATCAATTACTGGAGATAATTTTGATATGATTTTTATTGATTGA
- the dhaK gene encoding dihydroxyacetone kinase subunit DhaK, whose translation MKKLINDVENVVKEQLEGMALAHPELTVKYEPYYVYRSDAPIKGKVAILSGGGSGHEPMHGGFVGKGMLDGACPGEVFTSPTPDQMYECAKAVDSGEGVLFIVKNYTGDVMNFEAAAELIASEGIKVQNILIDDDVAVKDSLYTAGRRGVGTTVLAEKIVGAAAEAGYDLEKCSDLCRKVNQYGRSFGVALTSCTVPAAGKPTFELAEDEVEMGIGIHGEPGTHRMPIKPIDEMTEYSALQIIDDPAYTRTVREWDGSDWAEKELVDVPFAKGDKVIAFVNSMGGTPVSELYTIYKKLDAVCKDKGITIVRNLIGPYITSLEMQGFSITLLKADDEILKFWDAPVKTPGLIW comes from the coding sequence ATGAAAAAACTGATCAATGATGTGGAAAATGTTGTTAAGGAACAGTTAGAAGGGATGGCCCTTGCACACCCTGAGTTAACAGTTAAATATGAACCCTACTACGTTTACAGATCCGATGCTCCGATTAAAGGTAAAGTTGCCATTCTCTCCGGTGGAGGTTCCGGTCATGAGCCCATGCACGGAGGCTTTGTCGGAAAAGGAATGCTGGACGGAGCATGCCCCGGTGAAGTTTTCACTTCCCCTACCCCGGACCAGATGTACGAATGCGCTAAAGCAGTCGACAGCGGTGAAGGAGTTCTCTTCATAGTTAAGAACTACACCGGTGATGTAATGAACTTTGAAGCTGCTGCAGAACTGATTGCAAGCGAAGGTATTAAAGTCCAAAATATTTTGATCGATGATGACGTAGCCGTTAAAGACAGCTTATACACTGCTGGTAGGCGCGGAGTCGGAACCACCGTTCTTGCTGAAAAAATTGTCGGAGCTGCGGCAGAAGCAGGTTACGATCTTGAAAAATGCTCTGACCTTTGCCGCAAGGTAAATCAGTATGGACGTTCTTTCGGCGTAGCACTCACATCATGCACCGTTCCGGCAGCTGGAAAACCTACTTTTGAACTTGCTGAAGATGAAGTTGAAATGGGAATCGGTATCCACGGCGAACCTGGAACTCATCGCATGCCCATTAAACCGATTGATGAAATGACTGAATACTCAGCTTTACAAATCATTGACGATCCTGCTTACACACGCACAGTTCGCGAATGGGACGGAAGTGACTGGGCAGAAAAAGAACTTGTCGATGTTCCTTTTGCTAAAGGTGACAAAGTTATCGCATTTGTAAACAGCATGGGCGGAACTCCTGTTTCCGAACTTTACACAATCTACAAAAAACTTGATGCAGTTTGTAAAGACAAGGGAATTACCATCGTGCGCAACCTTATCGGACCTTACATCACATCACTTGAAATGCAGGGTTTTTCGATCACCCTGCTCAAAGCTGATGATGAAATCCTGAAATTCTGGGACGCTCCGGTTAAAACCCCCGGTTTAATCTGGTAA
- a CDS encoding YkgJ family cysteine cluster protein: MIEAFDCKRCGHCCQGEGGIIMTQKDRARLADHLGLSEEEMILKFSETVNGKIRLKSKEDGYCIFFDEGCGVHPGRPDICRAWPFFRGNLIDKTSWEMIQDYCPGVNKDAGHEQFVIQGKKYIRAEGLRQHDPEVAPNALITEDD; the protein is encoded by the coding sequence ATGATTGAAGCGTTTGATTGCAAAAGATGCGGCCACTGCTGTCAAGGCGAAGGCGGTATCATCATGACCCAAAAAGATCGCGCAAGACTGGCGGATCACCTTGGTCTGTCAGAAGAAGAAATGATTTTAAAGTTCAGCGAAACCGTAAATGGTAAAATACGCCTTAAGAGCAAAGAAGACGGATATTGCATTTTTTTCGATGAAGGTTGCGGGGTTCACCCCGGTAGACCGGATATTTGCCGAGCATGGCCTTTTTTCAGAGGAAATCTGATTGACAAAACAAGCTGGGAAATGATTCAGGATTACTGTCCGGGCGTTAATAAAGATGCAGGACATGAACAATTTGTTATTCAAGGCAAAAAATACATCCGCGCCGAAGGATTGCGCCAGCATGATCCTGAAGTAGCACCAAACGCACTTATTACTGAAGACGACTAA
- a CDS encoding CoA-binding protein encodes MLLFDEKKLAALLSEVKVIAVIGAVDKPGRAVDMVGRYLIESGYKVIPVHPKRQDVWGLKTYKSILDIPMAIDLIDVFRAPEFCQNHAEECLKLSSHPKVFWMQQGIQSPAARELLSAKNITVIEDRCIMVDHKRLIGK; translated from the coding sequence ATGTTATTATTTGATGAAAAAAAGTTAGCCGCGCTTTTAAGTGAGGTCAAGGTCATAGCCGTAATAGGCGCAGTGGATAAACCAGGCAGGGCGGTTGATATGGTGGGCCGCTACTTGATTGAATCAGGATATAAAGTTATCCCCGTTCATCCTAAACGTCAGGATGTTTGGGGTTTAAAAACATATAAATCAATTCTTGATATTCCGATGGCAATTGATCTTATAGATGTTTTCAGGGCTCCGGAGTTTTGCCAGAACCATGCTGAAGAATGTTTAAAACTAAGTTCGCACCCAAAAGTTTTCTGGATGCAGCAAGGCATACAAAGCCCCGCCGCCAGAGAACTTTTAAGCGCAAAAAATATTACCGTAATTGAAGATAGATGCATTATGGTTGACCATAAAAGGCTTATAGGCAAATAG